The Megalopta genalis isolate 19385.01 chromosome 12, iyMegGena1_principal, whole genome shotgun sequence genome window below encodes:
- the l(3)72Dn gene encoding LOW QUALITY PROTEIN: UTP4 small subunit processome component l(3)72Dn (The sequence of the model RefSeq protein was modified relative to this genomic sequence to represent the inferred CDS: deleted 2 bases in 2 codons; substituted 2 bases at 2 genomic stop codons) has translation MTERGILKYFLCADRQGVIAIYTLYIILEKLSTDTLVARLLLKYNYLPTAMSVQNDTLNSIVAYSDHKFVKXNFLXRQYTKYFNNFQSRLPKQWVAWLFPITNIIFDPKNENVIVTHDDSTVYVINKSNELPDKEAKEAYIPSWESHQTFQILRKHKIISIVHLNGLGNRSKEKRCSHCLQHLVY, from the exons ATGACTGAAAGAGGAATACT CAAATATTTTCTTTGCGCCGATCGTCAAGGCGTAATTGCTATT TATACACTATATATAATTTTAGAGAAACTGAGCACAGACACCCTTGTAGCACGGTTGCTGCTTAAGTATAATTATCTTCCAACAGCCATGTCTGTACAGAACGACACTCTGAACTCGATCGTCGCGTATTCTGATCACAAG TTCGTCAAGTAGAACTTTCTATAGAGGCAGTATacgaaatattttaacaatttcCAAAGCCGTCTGCCGAAGCAATGGGTGGCGTGGCTCTTCCCCATAACGAACATAATCTTCGATCCG AAAAACGAGAACGTTATAGTAACGCACGACGACTCGACGGTGTACGTGATCAATAAGTCGAACGAGCTCCCGGACAAAGAAGCGAAAGAAGCTTACATCCCGAGCTGGGAGTCTCACCAAACTTTTCAAATTCTCAGGAAgcataaaataatttcgattgTCCATTTAAACGGATTAGGGAATCGAAGTAAAGAGAAACGTTGTTCACACTGTTTGCAGCATCTGGTTTATTAG